A genome region from Halosegnis longus includes the following:
- a CDS encoding HVA1 family protein, whose amino-acid sequence MRITAYRIAELETKYNQGDLVSLSKGELDGMVAEVQAVHTDPFKLTQDGDTFQASTSSPSYVVRTDDGSTFVVNAGVLDKLPEEEYTTYDA is encoded by the coding sequence ATGAGAATCACCGCCTACCGCATCGCTGAGCTCGAAACGAAGTACAATCAAGGTGATCTCGTATCGCTGTCGAAGGGTGAGCTGGACGGAATGGTGGCCGAAGTGCAGGCTGTCCACACTGATCCATTCAAGCTGACCCAAGATGGTGACACGTTCCAAGCATCGACATCGTCTCCGAGTTACGTTGTCAGAACGGACGACGGGAGCACGTTCGTCGTGAACGCCGGCGTCCTCGATAAGCTCCCAGAAGAGGAGTATACGACGTACGACGCATAG